CAGCCCGACGGGCCGACGAAGACGATGAACTCGCCGGATTTGATGTCGAGGTCGATGCCGTGCAGGATCTTGATCGTGCCGTAGGCCTTCTCGACTTGTGCCAGATTGACGTCGGCCATGATGTCCTCCCTCTTATTCCGCTGTTTCAGGCAAAGCGCCCGAACCAGGCGCCATAGGCGCCGAGCCTGATCTTGCCGCCCTCGGCGGTCGACGTGAAACCGTGACCCCCGACCGGCGTCAGCGCGACATCCGCGCCGAGATCGAGGCTGGCGTTGCGCGCGCCGAGATTGAAGGCGCAGACGATCTGCTCGTTGCCGTGCTCGCGCGTGAAGACGAGCACGTCGTCGTCCGCCGCGAGAAACTCGATATCGCCCCTGGCGAAGACCGGATGGGCATGCCGGAAGGCGAGGAAGGTGCGGTAATGCTCAAGCATCGACCCGGCGCGGCCCTGCTGCGCATCGACGGCCTGCGCGGCCTGCTCCGCCGGCACCGGCAGCCACGGCTTTACGGTCGAGAAGCCGCCATTCGCCGCCCCGCTCTCCCACACCATGGGCGTGCGGCAGCCGTCGCGGCCCTTGAACTCCGGCCACATCGTCTTGCCGTAGGGGTCCTGCAAATCCTCGAACGCGATATTCGCTTCGCCGAGGCCGAGCTCCTCGCCCTGATAGAGGCAGACCGAGCCGCGCAGCGACAGGAGCAGCGCCGAGATCACCTTCAGATAGCCGTGGAGATCCTTCTCGCCGGCGCCCCAGCGGGTCGCGTGGCGCACCACGTCGTGGTTCGACAGCGCCCAGCAGGGCCAGCCGTCCGGCGCGACCCGGCCGAACTCCTCCAGCACTTCGCTGATCTTGCGGGCATTGAGTTTGTCGGGGCCGAGGAAGTCGAAGGAATAGCACATATGGACGCGGTTGCCGCCGCCTGTATAGGCGGCGACGATCTCCAGCCCGCGCTGGGAATCGCCCACTTCGCCAACGGAGGCTTTTGCGGGGTAATCGTCCAGCAGCGCGCGAAAACGTTCGAGGAAGGCGAGGTTCTCGGGCCGGCTCTTGTCGTAGAGATGGTCCTGGAAATTATAGGGATTGACCGCCGGCGCGGTCGAGGCGTTGCGCTGCTCGGGCGGCAGCGGCGGATTGTCCTCCAGTCCCTGACTGTGAAAATAGAAATTGATCGTGTCGAGACGAAAACCGTCGATGCCGCGGTCGAGCCAGAAGCGCGCGGCGGCGAGCAGCGCGTCCTGCACCTCGCGGTTGTGGAAGTTGAGGTCGGGCTGCTCGGGCAGGAAATTGTGCAGATAATACTGCATCCGCCGCGTGTCCCACTGCCACGCCGAGCCGCCGAAGATCGACAGCCAGTTGTTGGGCGGCGAGCCGTCCGGCTTCGGATCGGCCCAGACATACCAGTCGGCCCTGGGATTATCGCGGCTCGACCGGCTCTCCCTGAACCAAGGATGCTGGTCGGAGGAATGCGAGATGACGATGTCCGTCATCACCTTCAGGCCGAGACGGTGCGCCTCGGCAAGCAGCGCGTCGAAGTCCTCCAGCGAGCCGAACAGCGGGTCGATGTCGCAATAGTCCGACACGTCGTAGCCGAAATCCTTCATCGGCGATTTCGCGATCGGCGAAATCCAGATCGCGTCGACACCGAGTTTGGCTACGTGCTCCAGCCGCCTGACGATGCCCTTCAAATCGCCGACGCCGTCGCCGTCCGAATCCTGAAAGCTGCGCGGATAGATCTGATATATCACCGCCCCACGCCACCAGTCGGGTTCGAAGGGCGCTGTGTTGTCGTTGGTCATGCGTGATCTCTGGTCTGAAGGCTACCCCCACCCCTAACCCCTCCCCACAAGGGGGAGGGGAGCGTGAACGTAGTCGCTGGTCCTTCCGGAGGATCGGATAAAAGCGCACCAGCGATGGCATCCCCCTCCCCCTTGTGGGGAGGGGTTAGGGGTGGGGGTACCGCATGCGATCTCATATCTTCACCCTCCCTTCACCGAACCGGCCAGCAGGCCGCGGACGAAGTAGCGCTGGAGCGAGAAGAAGACGAGCAGCGGCACGATGATGGTGACGAAGGCCGACGTTGTCAGGATCTCCCAGTCGCCGCCGCGCGAGCCGAGCAGTGCGTTGAGCTTTCCCGTCAGCACGAGCTGGTCCGACCCGGAGCCCAGGAACACCATGGCGACGAGCAGGTCGTTCCACACCCAGAGGAACTGGAAGATGGCGAAGGAGGCAAGCACCGGGAAGGAGAGCGGCAGCACGATCTTGATGAAGATCTCGAAGTCGCTCGCCCCGTCGATGCGGGCCGATTCCATCAGTTCGCGCGGCAGGCCGGCCATGTAGCTGCGAAGCAGATAGATGGCGAAGGGCAGGCCGAAGCCGGTATGCGCCAGCCATATGCCGAGATAGGTTTTCGACGGCACGCCGAAGAAGGCGCCGACGCCGTTGTAGAGCTGCAGCAGCGGGATCAGCGCCATTTGCAGCGGCACGACGAGCAGGCCGATGACGGTGGCGATCAGGAGCGCGCGGCCGGGGAACTTCATCCAGGCGAGCGCATAGGCCGCGAAGGCGGCTATCATGATCGGGATGACGGTCGCCGGAATGGTGACGGTGAGCGAATTGATGAAGGAACGGCCGATGCCTTCGGAGAACAGCACCGTCTCGTAGTTCTCCGAGGTGAAGCGCGGCGGCACGGTTGCGGAATAGTAGATGCGGCGGCCGCGGTCGCTGTCCTGCGCGGCCGGATAGGTCATCACGAAACTGCCGTCCTCGTTGATCAGCAGCGTCTCGCCGTCGCCGAGATCGGCGGTCGTCCCCGCCGGATACTGTGTCGGCGCCTGCGCCCTTGTGCCGAATGCCGAGATGGAACGGCTGCCGGGCTCCTCGAAGAGATTGCCTTCCAGCACGAACTTGCCGTCCTTCTCCACCGCCTTGTTCGGGGCGGGAAGGCGGCCGGCTTCCGTCTGCGCGGAACTGGTGAAAGCGGTCCACCAGCCGGACGCGATGATCTGGTCCTTGTCGCGGATCGACGTCACCAGAATGCCGAGCGTCGGAAGCGTCCAGACGGCGACGAAGAACAGCACGGCCAGATGCGTGCCGATGCGGCCGAGGGGGGATTTGCCCGCGGGGGCGCTGCCAGCGGCGGCCATCTCAGCGCCCTCCCATCTCTTTGTTGGCCTGGCGGATGTTCCAGATCATGATCGGCAGCACGGCCAGCATGATGATGATGGCGATGGTGGCGCCGCGGCCGAAATCGCCGCCGCCGCGGAACATCCAGTCGAACATGAGATTGGCGAGCACCTGGCTGTTCCACTGCCCGTTGGTCATGGTCAGCACGATGTCGAACACTTTCAGCACGAGGATGGTGATGGTCGTCCAGACGACGGCGATGGTGCCCCAGATCTGCGGCACCATGATCTTCCAGAAGATCTGGAAGGGGTTGGCGCCGTCGATCACGGCCGCCTCGATCGTCTCCTCGGGAATGCCGCGCAGCGCCGAGGACAGGATGACCATGGCGAAGCCCGTCTGGATCCAGATCAGGATGATCATCAGGAAGAAATTGTTCCAGAAGGGCAGGGAGATCCATACCTGCGGCTGCCCGCCGAAGGCCTGCACGACCGCGTTCAGGATGCCGATCTGGGTCTGGCCGTCGCCGCGATACTCGTAGACGAATTTCCAGATGACGCTGGCGCCGACGAAGGAGATGGCGAGCGGCAGGAAGATCAGGCTCTTGGCGATGGTGCCCCACCAGATGCGGTCCGTCAGCACGGCGATGATGAGGCCGAAGAAGGTGCAGGCGGCGGGCACCACGGCGAGCCAGAGCAAATTGTTCAGGATCGAGTTGCGGAACTCGCGGTC
The window above is part of the Rhizobiaceae bacterium genome. Proteins encoded here:
- a CDS encoding alpha-glucosidase family protein, which produces MTNDNTAPFEPDWWRGAVIYQIYPRSFQDSDGDGVGDLKGIVRRLEHVAKLGVDAIWISPIAKSPMKDFGYDVSDYCDIDPLFGSLEDFDALLAEAHRLGLKVMTDIVISHSSDQHPWFRESRSSRDNPRADWYVWADPKPDGSPPNNWLSIFGGSAWQWDTRRMQYYLHNFLPEQPDLNFHNREVQDALLAAARFWLDRGIDGFRLDTINFYFHSQGLEDNPPLPPEQRNASTAPAVNPYNFQDHLYDKSRPENLAFLERFRALLDDYPAKASVGEVGDSQRGLEIVAAYTGGGNRVHMCYSFDFLGPDKLNARKISEVLEEFGRVAPDGWPCWALSNHDVVRHATRWGAGEKDLHGYLKVISALLLSLRGSVCLYQGEELGLGEANIAFEDLQDPYGKTMWPEFKGRDGCRTPMVWESGAANGGFSTVKPWLPVPAEQAAQAVDAQQGRAGSMLEHYRTFLAFRHAHPVFARGDIEFLAADDDVLVFTREHGNEQIVCAFNLGARNASLDLGADVALTPVGGHGFTSTAEGGKIRLGAYGAWFGRFA
- a CDS encoding carbohydrate ABC transporter permease, whose amino-acid sequence is MAAAGSAPAGKSPLGRIGTHLAVLFFVAVWTLPTLGILVTSIRDKDQIIASGWWTAFTSSAQTEAGRLPAPNKAVEKDGKFVLEGNLFEEPGSRSISAFGTRAQAPTQYPAGTTADLGDGETLLINEDGSFVMTYPAAQDSDRGRRIYYSATVPPRFTSENYETVLFSEGIGRSFINSLTVTIPATVIPIMIAAFAAYALAWMKFPGRALLIATVIGLLVVPLQMALIPLLQLYNGVGAFFGVPSKTYLGIWLAHTGFGLPFAIYLLRSYMAGLPRELMESARIDGASDFEIFIKIVLPLSFPVLASFAIFQFLWVWNDLLVAMVFLGSGSDQLVLTGKLNALLGSRGGDWEILTTSAFVTIIVPLLVFFSLQRYFVRGLLAGSVKGG
- a CDS encoding sugar ABC transporter permease, which translates into the protein MAAQIFSAILVIIVGVGGCVAYFWGANKLLDLIFPARGVSGGTAVDNLRRQGLIRPWLFLGPALAILVVYLIYPVVQTLILSFHDRGGENFVGLANYEWAFGDREFRNSILNNLLWLAVVPAACTFFGLIIAVLTDRIWWGTIAKSLIFLPLAISFVGASVIWKFVYEYRGDGQTQIGILNAVVQAFGGQPQVWISLPFWNNFFLMIILIWIQTGFAMVILSSALRGIPEETIEAAVIDGANPFQIFWKIMVPQIWGTIAVVWTTITILVLKVFDIVLTMTNGQWNSQVLANLMFDWMFRGGGDFGRGATIAIIIMLAVLPIMIWNIRQANKEMGGR